From the genome of Caretta caretta isolate rCarCar2 chromosome 28, rCarCar1.hap1, whole genome shotgun sequence:
acacacaccctctgttAACTCTTTGCTCGCTTCTCCCACCCCCTAACAAATCAAGTCCCCGGGCACTGGCACCAGAAAGGGGGGCGGCAGTAGGGGGCTGAAAGAGGGGGAGCGTGGGGCAGGGACAGCccagagaagtggggggggggtgcaagcgCTGGGGGGCTCTCTCTCAAGGCAGGGTGTCAACATATTTTGTAAAGAGAATAAACCTGGTTCCTGGACACGCCCCCAACCCCGGAGCATtactgggggggggcggggggggcaaagGAGACATTCAGGGGGGCAGGAAACAGATTGACACCTCCCCCCCACAGGGTTTGACCCCCCCCGAGAGCAAGAAAAACTTAAAGGAGGAAATGAAAatgccccccactcctgccccgcagccccctgccaccccagccctgccccccccagctccaccagtgcccccagcagccccctgccagcccagccctgccggtgcccccccactcccgacccgcagccccctgccaggccagccctgcccccccccagccccctgccagcccagccctgccggtgccccccactcccgacccgcagccccctgccagcccagccctgccccccccagcgcctcccactcaCGAcacgcagccccctgccaggccagccctgccccccccagccccaccggtgccccccactcctgccccgcagccccctgccagcccagccctgccggtgccccccactcccgacccgcagccccctgccagcccagccctgctcccccagctccaccagtgccccccgcagcccctgccaggccagccctgccccccccaaccccaccggtgccccccactcctggcctcacagccccctgccaggacagccctgcccccccagctccaccagcgccccccactcccaacccgcagccccctgccaggccagccctgtccccccgcaagctccgccggtgccccccacttctgacccgcagccccctactagcccagccctgccggtgcccatcactcccgacccgcagccccctgccagcccagccctgccccccccccactcccaacctgcagccccctcggGTCCCAGCTCCTCCGAGAGGAGCTAAAGAGTTAACCCCGTGTGtgccagggaatgggggggggtgggaggggatggcgCCGTTGCCCCAGTAACGGTCTTCTCTCCCAGCTACAACACCCAGGCCTGCCCTGTCACCCCACCCAGTTGCCACGGTAACCAGGGAAGGGCCCCGGGCCCCTGCCTGTtctgacaagaaggggtgaatcaCCCAGGGaaacctgcggggggggggggggcagcaggagggggagcccagggctcagccccccacccccctcccagagccggggagagaacccaggagtcctggctcccagccccaggcagggacccCGGCTCCGTGCCCGGTTCGGCTTTGCCCTGCCCACACTTGGGGATCCCagcgccgggggcggggggggggcagggaagcagaaAGGTGGTGACTAATTGGCACGATTAGCACCGAGCTCGTTAGGTgcaagggggggcaggggagaaggggttGGGGGTTTCCatgcctgcccctccctccattccaaTTCCACCCTctgtccttccctgcccctgcagcagggagtcCCAGAGATCCCCCCCATATGGGCAAAGCCAGGAGCTCATGGCAAATCAGTGTTTAATTACTTCACCGGCCGGGTGGGGGGGTAGagacctgccctcccccccacagctccccccaccctgccagagcccagctggggagatgggggttagtctgggctgagggagggcagggctgagTGGGTTCCCTTGACCCGCACCTCGATACAGCTCAGATGGCAGTGGGGGGGCCGTGGTCAGAGTTGGGGGGTCCGTCCCCCCCCCTATTCCCGCTTCTTCCTGGCCTCCACGCCGGCCGGCACCTGCCAATAATACAGCAGCTGGCCCGCGATGACGCCGTTGCAGAGGGAGGAGACCACGTAGGTCAGAGCCATCAGGGGGTCGCCCGTCTCCTGGAGGGGGACAAACGGACAGGGgtgagggggggcggggaatggggcgggggcctgtcccctctggggggcgctggctcccacTGGCGCccgggcagggactggctggctcagggggcggggaatggggcacggggcctgtcccctctagggatCCCCTCTGCCCAGGAGCATGCCCAGAGGGATAGTGGGCGGGAAagccccccccatgccccccgACCCCAAAGCTCATaccccccccggggggggcggtACCTGTACGGAGGTGAAGATCCGGGCCAGCGAGCCGCCGAAGAGGAGGAAGACGGTGACGGCCGACAGCTGCCCCGTGTGCCCATTGCGGTAGTTGGTGGCCGCTTGtagtagctggggggggaggagacgaGACCCCCCCAGATCAGCAGCTTGGACGgatttgcccccccacccccaccgtgaGCCCCCTCCGCCAAGCCGCTTGTAGGCCGGGAGTAGCCAAGCCCCACGGCCACCCACCTTCGGCGGAGGTAAGGGGCTGGTTTGACACCCTCGACGGAATAAGTCCTGCTGGGGGGGCAGCTCCCCCGAAACACACAGCCCCCCACCACTAGTGTGACCCCTGAGCCAAAGTCCTCTGCATGCAGGCtcagatgggagccggcgccctctagaggggacaggcccctgccccattccccgcccccccgagccagccagtccctgccctggggccgggtgggagccggcgcccccgagaggggacaggcccctgccccattccccgcccccctgagccagccagtcccccctggggccgggtgggagccggcatccccgagaggggacaggcccctgccccattccccgcccccctgacccCGCCAGTCCCCCCTGGGGCCGGAGGGGAGCCGGCGCCctctagaggggacaggcccctgccccattccccgcccccctgacccCGCCAGTCCCCCCTGGGGCCGGAGGGGAGCCGGCGCCctctagaggggacaggcccctgccccattccccgcccccctgacccCGCCAGTCCCCCCTGGGGCCGGAGGGGAGCCGGCGCCctctagaggggacaggcccctgccccattccccgcccccctgacccCGCCAGTCCCCCCTGGGGCCggaggggagccggcgcccccgaGAGGGGGCAGGCCCCTTACCCGGCTGATGATGATGGCGGGCACATTGGTGGCTTGCAGGAGGGTGACCATggcctggggggtgaggggggagagcaACAGGCAGAGCAGAGCGAAATACAGCACCAGGAAGGAGAtacctgtgggggggggggagacaggagAGGGTTAAACCCCCCCACGCAGGGatccccccccctccaacccacACCCTGTGCGGGGGGCTGCGTCCCACTCACCCTGCGCGGTGCGTCCCCCGAAGTGCTGGGTCAGGAAGCCGATGGTGACCGTTTGGAGCATGAGGAAGAGCGCCTCGCCCCAAGCGCTGCGAGGGGGGAGAAAACAGGGGGTCCGGCCCGCCCTAAAAACCCTGCCCCCcgaccagccagccccctgccctggggccgggagGGAGCCAGCACCCCCGAAGGGGAAAGGCCGTCTGGTAGAGCACCCCCACTTAGAaccccagagccggggagagaacccaggagtcctggctcccagctccccccagctctatccccaccagcccccacccccctcccagagccggggacaagacccaggagtcctggcccccagccccccgtgctctaacccaccagcccccactccccgagccggggagagaacccaggagtcctggctcccagccccgccggcTCTAACCCCACCAGCCCCAACtcgcctcccagagccgggaagagaacccaggagtcctggcccccagccccccgtgctctaacccaccagcccccactccccgagccggggagagaacccaggagtcctggctcccagccccgccggtTCTAACCCCACGAGCCCCAACTCGCCTCCCAAAgccgggaagagaacccaggagtcctggcccccagccccccgtgctctaacccaccagcccccactcccctcccagagccggggacaagacccaggagtcctggctcccagccccgccggcTCTAACCCCACGAGCCCCAACtcgcctcccagagccgggaagagaacccaggagtcctggcccccagccccaccggctctaacccactagcccacGCTCCTCTccccgagctggggagagaacccaggagtccagtctcctggcccccactgctctgacccaccagtccccactcccctcccagagccggggagagaacccaggagtcctggctcccagctccccccagctctaaccccaccagcccccacccccctcccagagctggggacaagacccaggagtcccggctcccagcccagccGGCTCTAACCCCACGAGCCCCAACtcgcctcccagagccgggaagagaacccaggagtcctggcccccagccccaccggctctaacccactagcccacGCTCCTCTccccgagctggggagagaacccaggagtccagtctcctggcccccactgctctgacccaccagcccccactcccctcccagagccggggagagaacccaggagtcctggctcccagctccccccagctctaaccccaccagcccccacccccctcccagagccggggacaagacccaggagtcctggctcccagcccagccggCTCTAACCCCACCAGCCCCAACtcgcctcccagagccgggaagagaacccaggagtcctggcccccagccccccgtgctctaacccaccagtccccactcccctcccagagccggggagagaacccaggagtcctggctcccagcagggctctcccaccccagggctgacctggcctgaccccgcaggggccgggccgggcggggctCACGGGGCCGGGGCTCCCCCTGGTGGCGAGGGGGGGCAGGCGCAGCCTCACCTGAAGGGGAAGCCGTTGGCCACGCTGTAGACCATGGTGCCCGTGAGGGCCAGCAGCTCCAGCAGGATTGAGTGGAAACTGAGCCCCATGGCGCTCTTCGCCCCCAGGATCTTAAACACCTGGGGCAGCTTCACTGCAGGGAGGCGGGGCGCAcgtcagggctggggggcagccccCCATCGGCACGGAACGGAGGGGCCTCTCGTCATCCTGCCCATGGGGGTCAGATAGGAGCCAgagccccctagaggggacaggcccctgacctactccccacccccctgagccagccagtccccaccctggggccggatgggagccggtGCAGGCCcagtgccccattccccgccccccatgagccagccagtccccaccctggggccggatgggagccggcgcccccccgaggggacaggcccctgccccattccccacccagacagggagcgggggatgCAAGGAGCCGGATGCGTACCCATCAGCGACCCCGCAACGATGGCGATTCCCAGCCCTTTGCTGACCAGGATCTTCAGGCAGGGaactggaggagggaaggaaagggagagggagaaggggggggcagggggggtcaaTACCAATGGGGCAGCAGCACGTCCCGtcccgccccccaaccccctcacaTCCTGGGTTCCCAGGGCTGGTGCTTCACTGGCCCCCGACCCTAAGGCCTCTTTGGGTGTCCTTAGCATCCTGccccctttgcccttccccagcagccccaaTCGGCCCCCCCCGCTCCGGCATCTGCGGCCCCTCTGGATATCTCAGGTACCCCGACCCCAGTGACCGGGGCCCCATGCTGATCCTATTGGTCCCCGTCCCTCattcctctgactgcccccccacgGGCCAGTCTCCCCCCAACGTCGTGTGTTTCTCTGAGcatccctgctccccccaccactCCCCGGCCCTCAGCGTTATGGCCCCCCCGAGCCCTCTGGGTGTTCCTGGATCCCTGCGCGCTGGGCTCCCCCCGGCTCCCCAGCCCCACCGtgggcccccagcccccctgctcgcCCCCTTCCCTCCCGGCCTCGGCCCTCTGGGTGTGCCTGGCTCCCTCCCTCTCAATTCCCCCCTTGGCCCCCATGGTagctcctgccccgccccactgACCCACTGcgccccacccaacccccactgctcccccaggCCTCCtgacccccactgctccccacccttccccattCCCCCCATTAGCCCCCGCCCCACCAtccttgcccccagccccactgactcccacccaacccccaccgctcccccttccccctgcccccccttgaCTCCCActcaacccccactgctcctcccaccccccaccgaCCCCCACCGCTCCCCCAggccccccacccttccccattcGCCCCTGCCCCACCGtccttgcccccagccccactgactcccacccaacccccaccgctcccccttcccccattcccccttcccccccttgactcccacccaacccccactgctcctcccaccccccaccaacccccaccGCTCCCCCAggccccccacccttccccattAGCCCCTGCCCCACCGtccttgcccccagccccactgactCCCACCcaatccccactgctcccccttcccccattccccccttccccctgccccccttgactcccacccaacccccactgctccccctgaccccaacccaacccccaccactcctcccaccccccaccgacccccactgctcccccagacccctgagccccactgctccccctgacccccacccctcccccagccccaccgaCCCCCACCGCTCCCCCATTcccccttacccctgcccctcTTGACCCCCAACCAACGCCCACTGCCCCTCCATTGTAGTCCCCCCAGAAGTGGGGAGACGGCTGAGGCCGGGACGTGTCAACACAGGGGAGTGGGCTGACAAAGGGGGGGGGTCACCCCTCCCCCAGGAACCCCCCTTCTGCGGGCACTTCCGCCCCGCACCGTCATGGCGGCGGCACGCCTCACCGGGCACTTCCGCCCCGCACCGTCATGGCGGCGGCACGCCTCACCGGGCACTTCCGCCCCGCACCGTCATGGCGGCCTCACCAGGCACTTCCGCCCCGCCCCGTGGAGCGCCGGAGGGCGGGCGCCTTGCGTTGCCATGGCGGCCGGCGCGTGTGGCcccggtgggggaggggcgggcgcTCACCGTGCAGCAGGTTGAAGCGCAGGAACAGCTCGTCGTAGCAGCGCTCGGGGAGCAGGTGCGGGACCAGCAGCCCCTGCAGCGCCGCCGCCGCCATTTTGGGAAATGGCCGCGCGCCCACCCCGGCCCGGCCGGCGCTTCCGCCTCCATGTCGCCTCGGTGCCTGCGGCGCAGGCGCGGAGGCGCCCGCGGAGCCACTCACTGCGCAggcgcctccctcccccccccaacggCTTGTGCGCATGCGCTCGCACTCCCGCCGCAGAGTTCCCCCCTCCGCAGTACGCAGGCGCCTCTTTCGCTCTCTTCGGCGCATGCGTagcggagggagggagagacaggggaCGCCGAGCATGCGCCGCCCTGAGTGTGACAGTGGGCGCGCATGCGCCCTGTCCCTCAACAGTCCCCCTCCTGTCCTCCTCGCGCATGCGGTCTCCCCCCTGCGCGGCCTGTCATTCTCACGCATGCGCCCTtcctcccaacccccctccctTTGTGCGCCCCGCGCACGCGCCCTCCCTTCCCACGCCCGGCTCCCCTTCCCGCGCATGCGCCctagagccccccccccacacacacagagactccctgccTTGACCAAACTTTGGCCAACCCAAGAtggccgccccagccccgccatcTTGCCCGCTCCCCGCCCTGAGCCGGGGGGCCGTGGCCCTCTGCCTGCTGCACTACCTGCGGCTGCAGCGGGGCCGCCGCCTGC
Proteins encoded in this window:
- the MPDU1 gene encoding mannose-P-dolichol utilization defect 1 protein isoform X2, which gives rise to MAAAALQGLLVPHLLPERCYDELFLRFNLLHVKLPQVFKILGAKSAMGLSFHSILLELLALTGTMVYSVANGFPFSAWGEALFLMLQTVTIGFLTQHFGGRTAQGISFLVLYFALLCLLLSPLTPQAMVTLLQATNVPAIIISRLLQAATNYRNGHTGQLSAVTVFLLFGGSLARIFTSVQETGDPLMALTYVVSSLCNGVIAGQLLYYWQVPAGVEARKKRE
- the MPDU1 gene encoding mannose-P-dolichol utilization defect 1 protein isoform X1, which codes for MAAAALQGLLVPHLLPERCYDELFLRFNLLHVPCLKILVSKGLGIAIVAGSLMVKLPQVFKILGAKSAMGLSFHSILLELLALTGTMVYSVANGFPFSAWGEALFLMLQTVTIGFLTQHFGGRTAQGISFLVLYFALLCLLLSPLTPQAMVTLLQATNVPAIIISRLLQAATNYRNGHTGQLSAVTVFLLFGGSLARIFTSVQETGDPLMALTYVVSSLCNGVIAGQLLYYWQVPAGVEARKKRE